The Staphylothermus marinus F1 genome has a segment encoding these proteins:
- a CDS encoding V-type ATP synthase subunit E codes for MNTHEVEELRQKLLEDARKKSEEIIREAEREAERIIEEAERKWREKAEQEREKIITNARLEAQKIISEARRNYRITISKAKAEVINKILEEAKIRLTNRIGFDIEESLKKLLDEALYYIENPSKIIINPRDRDFIKKVLKEKGLKNIEIVESDNILGGLIIESIDGERVDNSYNTRLERAKSIVLAELNIILWGK; via the coding sequence TTGAATACTCACGAAGTAGAAGAGCTAAGACAAAAACTATTAGAGGATGCTCGAAAGAAAAGCGAGGAAATAATAAGAGAAGCAGAACGAGAAGCTGAGAGGATCATTGAAGAAGCTGAGAGGAAATGGCGTGAAAAAGCTGAACAGGAAAGAGAAAAGATAATAACTAATGCTAGATTAGAAGCACAAAAAATAATCTCTGAGGCACGCAGAAACTATAGGATCACAATAAGTAAAGCAAAAGCTGAAGTAATAAATAAAATATTAGAAGAAGCGAAGATAAGGCTAACTAATAGAATAGGATTTGATATCGAGGAATCATTGAAGAAACTACTAGATGAAGCACTATATTACATTGAGAATCCTTCAAAAATAATTATTAATCCACGTGATCGAGATTTTATAAAAAAGGTTTTGAAAGAAAAAGGATTAAAAAACATAGAAATAGTGGAATCGGATAATATATTGGGTGGATTAATTATTGAATCAATTGATGGAGAAAGAGTTGATAACTCATATAATACTAGGTTGGAAAGAGCAAAAAGTATTGTGTTAGCGGAGTTAAACATTATTTTATGGGGTAAATAA
- a CDS encoding ATPase: MDPLAVGLAYAGAAFALMGGLIGSSIGMGKAGSAGSATLAEDPKQFRNVFLLASLPMTQTFYGLIILIQYIGYINGHLETLTLGKGLAILGLGLAVAGAELFSAWFQGVICASGISELPRTKGAVTFSTMILAVYVELIGILGMVFGFLGLSLIG; encoded by the coding sequence ATGGATCCATTAGCTGTAGGACTCGCATATGCTGGTGCAGCATTTGCCTTAATGGGCGGATTAATAGGTTCGTCTATAGGTATGGGTAAGGCTGGTTCTGCTGGATCAGCTACTCTAGCAGAGGATCCTAAACAGTTTAGAAACGTTTTCCTACTAGCATCATTACCGATGACGCAGACATTTTATGGGTTAATCATACTTATCCAGTATATTGGTTATATTAATGGGCATCTTGAAACATTAACACTTGGTAAAGGATTAGCTATTTTGGGACTAGGTCTAGCGGTTGCTGGAGCAGAGTTATTCTCGGCATGGTTTCAAGGAGTAATATGTGCTTCTGGTATATCTGAATTGCCTCGTACTAAGGGAGCCGTAACCTTTAGTACTATGATACTAGCAGTATATGTTGAGCTTATAGGAATACTTGGAATGGTATTCGGCTTCTTAGGCTTATCACTTATAGGCTAA
- a CDS encoding V-type ATP synthase subunit I: MAPPIIVNKPVEMYRINIIVPKQLVEKASTILQEAGTVHIEKTGQGIEEYIKQYDRINNILNKINHIMNQVSGVSLEITVTKLELESLSIDKIEKDVNSIYSEVEGMLQKIAELENNLRELEGLKSILQFIPKNYSIKNICFNGKYISSVAIRGSIDGFNQLVSSFKEIYVIFKMQIEQNIVAILVYSSDIHKSLIEKLSLLGFSFIDYNKIADIVSLNDTIEEALKKINESYMKYSAMISETRKRLRDKINNYLMDLGKYLLIVENKIMQIKSLLSIYKSKYLILLSGWIPKNNVRQVIDLFKNQGIPFYYEIREPVKGVDEPPTLLRNPKIIKWYESIVRFLGLPRYWEWDPTPIIAYSFALFYGIMLADMGYAIAIILSAMLILDKFVSDPKSRDYVFFKKMIIVSSIVGFIIGALSGYAFGIQLYVLTTVLSDPIKFLILALIIGLIHVNISHALTLAKALKEKKTGDILNEMGIFISEIFGIPYVLYTMLNTPILNIPAEMYSYLLYGAFVGIGFLIIGSLKNMGFLGLLMWLFNLTGLLGDVLSYSRLAGVGLATIFLGASFNRLALLAFTGLESIIPVPLAGVIIGGLMTTIILVFGHLINTGLSALGGFIHSIRLCFVEFLSKFYEGTGYPFEPLRIVMRKRLVIE, from the coding sequence ATGGCTCCACCAATTATAGTGAATAAACCCGTTGAGATGTATAGAATAAATATTATAGTTCCCAAACAATTAGTTGAAAAAGCATCAACTATACTACAAGAAGCCGGCACTGTTCATATCGAAAAAACAGGGCAGGGTATAGAAGAGTATATTAAACAATATGATAGAATCAACAATATTCTTAATAAAATAAATCATATCATGAATCAAGTATCTGGAGTTTCTTTAGAGATAACAGTTACTAAGCTAGAATTGGAATCATTAAGCATTGATAAGATCGAAAAGGATGTAAATAGTATTTATAGTGAAGTAGAAGGCATGTTGCAGAAAATAGCTGAGCTCGAAAATAATCTACGAGAACTAGAAGGATTAAAAAGTATCCTCCAATTTATACCTAAAAACTATTCCATCAAAAATATTTGTTTTAATGGAAAATATATTTCAAGTGTTGCTATTAGGGGCAGTATAGACGGGTTTAACCAGCTGGTTAGTTCTTTCAAGGAGATTTATGTTATATTCAAGATGCAAATAGAACAAAATATTGTAGCTATTCTAGTTTATAGTTCTGATATACATAAGTCTTTGATCGAGAAATTGTCTTTGCTAGGTTTTTCTTTCATTGATTATAATAAAATAGCCGACATAGTTTCTTTAAATGACACTATAGAGGAAGCATTGAAAAAAATTAATGAATCATATATGAAATACTCAGCTATGATAAGTGAAACTAGGAAGCGTTTAAGAGACAAGATAAATAATTATCTGATGGATCTAGGAAAGTATTTGTTAATTGTTGAGAACAAGATCATGCAAATTAAGTCTTTGCTTAGCATATACAAGAGCAAGTATCTTATCCTCCTCTCCGGCTGGATACCTAAGAATAATGTGAGACAAGTTATTGATTTATTTAAAAACCAAGGTATACCATTCTATTATGAGATTAGAGAACCCGTTAAGGGTGTTGATGAGCCTCCCACCTTACTTAGAAATCCAAAGATAATTAAATGGTATGAGTCAATTGTGAGGTTTCTTGGTCTTCCACGATATTGGGAGTGGGATCCTACTCCTATAATTGCTTATTCGTTTGCTTTATTCTATGGTATAATGTTGGCTGATATGGGTTATGCTATAGCTATAATATTATCTGCCATGCTCATACTCGACAAATTTGTTTCTGATCCGAAGAGTAGAGATTATGTGTTCTTTAAGAAAATGATAATAGTTTCTAGTATTGTAGGATTCATAATAGGTGCATTGAGTGGTTATGCATTTGGAATTCAGCTTTATGTTCTAACAACTGTTTTAAGTGATCCAATAAAATTCCTTATTTTAGCTCTAATTATCGGTCTCATACATGTTAATATTTCACATGCTCTAACACTGGCGAAGGCCTTGAAGGAGAAGAAAACAGGTGATATACTGAATGAGATGGGGATATTTATTTCCGAAATATTTGGTATTCCATATGTTCTTTACACAATGCTGAATACTCCAATACTTAACATACCCGCAGAAATGTATAGTTATTTATTATATGGAGCATTTGTTGGTATAGGATTCTTAATTATTGGTTCATTAAAGAATATGGGATTTTTAGGATTGTTGATGTGGTTATTTAACTTAACAGGTTTATTAGGAGATGTTCTAAGCTATAGTAGGCTCGCCGGTGTAGGATTAGCAACTATATTTTTGGGGGCAAGTTTTAACAGATTAGCACTATTAGCTTTTACAGGGTTAGAATCCATAATCCCAGTTCCATTAGCAGGAGTCATTATTGGTGGATTAATGACTACTATTATTTTAGTGTTTGGACACTTAATCAATACAGGACTTTCCGCTCTCGGAGGATTTATACATTCTATTAGATTATGCTTCGTAGAGTTTCTGAGTAAGTTCTATGAAGGAACAGGTTATCCGTTCGAGCCACTGAGAATAGTTATGCGTAAAAGATTGGTGATCGAGTAG
- a CDS encoding DUF61 family protein — protein sequence MSDYFNDLIMRALSEELRIVNKHIVYSKKSLCDLLSMDVPYLILRDGSKSLIDRKELELLKNLVDGDPCKLMLPIIIEYNPSLGESAYVVRDKVAAKTLAKLLGLKYENGPLILYRPQLYMVRLKLRTVTTIVFIPSYQFNK from the coding sequence TTGTCTGACTATTTCAATGATCTTATAATGCGTGCTTTGAGTGAGGAGCTTAGAATTGTGAATAAACACATTGTTTACAGTAAGAAGAGCTTGTGTGATCTATTATCTATGGATGTACCGTATCTTATTCTTAGAGATGGATCTAAAAGCCTCATTGACCGTAAGGAGCTCGAATTATTAAAGAATCTCGTGGATGGTGATCCTTGTAAACTAATGCTGCCCATAATCATTGAGTATAATCCTTCCCTTGGAGAATCAGCTTATGTTGTTAGAGATAAAGTTGCCGCTAAAACTTTGGCTAAATTGTTAGGCTTAAAATATGAGAATGGGCCATTGATTCTTTATAGACCCCAATTATATATGGTTAGGCTTAAGCTCCGGACAGTGACAACTATAGTTTTTATTCCCTCTTATCAATTTAATAAATAA
- a CDS encoding V-type ATP synthase subunit D gives MSSVLRVRPTKIELIRLKRRKALAEKVHRILRERLTILVNEFLVRVREAYSLRRTVNDLVFNLYNDSVLLNSVYGEYGFQYFRSITVEGLRAVIGVENIMGVKTRSAVVKHSKTIEYVYPGFDSFRDGARKLIEAIIELGRAEQALIALGREIERTKRKVNALKYIIIPRLANTIRYLNMKFEEREREEKARLKRIKSVLEKRR, from the coding sequence ATGTCTAGTGTTTTGAGAGTTAGACCGACGAAGATTGAGCTTATTAGGCTTAAGAGGAGGAAGGCTCTTGCTGAGAAGGTTCATCGTATTTTGCGTGAGCGTTTGACTATTCTTGTTAATGAGTTTTTGGTTAGGGTTAGGGAGGCTTATAGTCTTAGGAGGACTGTTAATGATTTGGTTTTTAATTTGTATAATGATTCTGTTTTGTTGAATAGTGTTTATGGAGAGTATGGTTTTCAGTATTTTAGATCTATTACTGTTGAGGGGCTTAGGGCTGTTATTGGTGTTGAGAATATTATGGGTGTTAAGACTCGTTCAGCTGTTGTTAAGCATTCTAAAACGATAGAATATGTTTATCCTGGTTTTGATTCTTTCAGGGATGGGGCTCGGAAGCTTATTGAGGCTATAATTGAGCTTGGAAGAGCTGAGCAAGCTTTGATTGCTTTGGGCAGGGAGATTGAGAGGACGAAGAGGAAAGTTAATGCTTTGAAATATATTATAATACCTAGGCTTGCCAACACTATTAGGTATTTGAATATGAAGTTTGAGGAGAGGGAGAGGGAGGAGAAGGCTAGGCTTAAACGTATAAAGAGTGTTTTAGAGAAGAGGAGGTAA
- a CDS encoding NUDIX hydrolase → MEVELVGKKELFSGLRFSVERRQVRINNRVVERDVVVFPDSVIILPVLKSDQIILIKQYRAAINDYIYEVPAGVVEPGESIREAARRELIEETGYEPGELIEIGIYYPTPGYSTENMHFFIARNLEYVGMKPEPYEVIKPYVISVKDALEMIKSNEIKDLKTALLILYYIHYMWKKSEGED, encoded by the coding sequence ATGGAGGTAGAACTTGTAGGTAAAAAGGAGTTGTTCAGTGGTTTAAGATTCTCTGTTGAGCGTCGACAAGTTAGGATTAATAATCGTGTTGTTGAGAGAGATGTAGTGGTCTTCCCGGATAGTGTAATAATTCTTCCAGTTCTTAAAAGCGATCAGATAATTCTGATTAAACAATATAGAGCAGCTATCAATGACTACATATACGAAGTACCTGCTGGAGTAGTTGAGCCGGGAGAATCTATTAGAGAGGCAGCTAGGAGGGAACTTATAGAGGAGACAGGATATGAGCCGGGAGAACTTATAGAGATTGGAATATACTACCCTACACCAGGCTATAGTACTGAAAACATGCATTTCTTTATAGCGAGAAACCTAGAATATGTAGGCATGAAGCCTGAACCATACGAGGTTATAAAACCATATGTTATATCAGTTAAGGATGCCTTAGAAATGATTAAATCAAACGAAATCAAAGACTTGAAAACAGCTCTCCTAATACTATATTATATACATTATATGTGGAAGAAGAGTGAGGGAGAAGACTAA